Proteins found in one Maridesulfovibrio sp. genomic segment:
- a CDS encoding PEP/pyruvate-binding domain-containing protein, translated as MEDKMTFLGGQSRKFSLYHDLMQVKVRDILLISSPYDAWVMEEDSRISERIVSEYRGLNLSRPPRLTWASTIEEALELLDVRFFDLVILMPHLSNMDCCDMGRRIKDKIPGIPVAMMAHKQLAVPDDILCEGTDRQFVWSGDAELLVAMVKNLEDLLNVEHDTSEVGIRVIIVVEDSPRYLASFLPILYKELVRQTQAVLEEGLNSEHRLLTMRARPKILNARTYEEAMVLFEKYEPYILGVISDVRFPRMGILDGNSGVELLKSIKGRRDDIPLLLTSNEPENEERAAAIPACFVDKNSPELMSEIRKFVMEHLGFGDFIFRDMHGKEVARASSLYSLEKCLSNIPQDILMKHCKLNDFSRWFYARTEIALANSIRPLREFDFPDVETHRKQLLSLIRERRTQRQQGVIVSFNPKDFDPDTNFLKIGSGSLGGKARGMAFICSMLARNPWLHDKYQDMIITAPRTLTIGTSGFDDFMEMNDLHHLATADLDDDKVAEIFRDAFFPGWIEAQLWAYLQEVEYPLSIRSSSLLEDAQYQAYAGLYQTYMIPNDHSDIEQRLKQLVDGVKLVWASTYYKAPKSFSQRVNQRTDEEKMAVIIQEVAGQQYGDYYFPAISGVGQSYNYYPFGKMKPEQGVATIALGIGKSVVDGEQCIRFSPKYPKILPQCPTVQDSLKNAQTSFYGLRMGNGEIYDIHGDANLEKLDIADFEESLPVRSLASTYIAEEGRIRDTAAVPGPKVVLFAPVLKHKLIPLPAVLSDVLRLAEKGMGGPVEMEFCINLFEDGRKPEFNLLQLRPMSARADLNRIEISDQELKEAVCSSSHALGNAEKEDIVDILIVRPDCFDVAKTRQIATEISRINGQLVKQKRKYLLAGPGRWGSADPWLGIPVEWPDISNVSAIIETSTESLKVEPSQGSHFFHNITTLGINYFMVLDKPGNRMNWEWFTNQHIIEKGEYVSHLRLPAPVILKVDGRSSQGVILPSRGSEDYCLLRECVAG; from the coding sequence ATGGAAGATAAAATGACATTCTTGGGCGGGCAGAGCCGTAAGTTCAGCCTTTACCATGATCTTATGCAGGTCAAAGTCCGGGACATTCTGCTTATATCAAGTCCTTATGATGCCTGGGTAATGGAAGAAGACAGCCGTATTTCTGAACGTATCGTCAGTGAATACCGAGGGTTGAACTTAAGCCGTCCTCCTCGTCTGACATGGGCTTCCACCATCGAAGAAGCCCTCGAGCTGCTGGATGTCCGTTTTTTTGATCTGGTTATTTTGATGCCCCACCTGAGCAATATGGATTGTTGTGACATGGGACGTCGCATCAAGGATAAAATTCCGGGCATCCCTGTGGCTATGATGGCCCACAAACAACTGGCAGTCCCGGATGATATTCTTTGTGAAGGTACGGACCGCCAGTTCGTCTGGTCCGGCGATGCCGAACTGCTGGTGGCTATGGTTAAGAATCTGGAGGATCTGCTCAATGTGGAGCACGATACTTCAGAGGTCGGCATCAGGGTTATAATTGTAGTCGAGGATTCTCCCCGCTATCTGGCTTCGTTTTTGCCTATTCTCTACAAGGAACTGGTCCGTCAGACTCAGGCTGTGCTTGAGGAGGGGCTTAATTCCGAACACCGTCTGCTGACCATGAGGGCGCGGCCGAAAATTTTGAATGCCCGTACTTATGAAGAGGCCATGGTTCTTTTTGAGAAATATGAGCCGTATATTCTGGGAGTTATCTCCGATGTACGCTTTCCTCGCATGGGGATTCTGGATGGTAATTCCGGTGTAGAACTGCTTAAGAGTATTAAGGGACGCAGGGATGATATCCCTCTGCTTCTGACCAGCAATGAACCTGAAAACGAAGAACGTGCCGCTGCTATTCCCGCCTGTTTTGTCGATAAAAATTCTCCGGAACTGATGTCGGAGATCCGTAAGTTCGTGATGGAACATCTGGGCTTCGGAGATTTTATTTTCCGCGATATGCATGGAAAGGAAGTCGCGCGCGCTTCGAGCCTTTATTCACTGGAAAAGTGTCTCAGTAATATTCCGCAAGATATTTTGATGAAGCACTGCAAGCTGAATGATTTTTCCCGCTGGTTCTATGCCCGTACCGAGATTGCCCTTGCCAATAGCATTCGGCCTCTTCGTGAATTTGATTTCCCCGATGTGGAAACTCATCGCAAGCAGTTATTATCCCTTATCCGGGAAAGGCGCACGCAGCGTCAACAGGGAGTCATCGTATCATTTAATCCGAAAGATTTTGATCCGGATACTAATTTCCTTAAAATCGGTTCCGGTTCGCTGGGTGGAAAGGCGCGCGGCATGGCATTCATCTGCTCCATGCTGGCTCGTAATCCGTGGCTGCACGATAAATATCAGGATATGATAATTACCGCCCCGCGAACTCTTACAATCGGAACATCCGGGTTCGATGATTTTATGGAGATGAATGACCTCCACCATCTGGCAACTGCCGATCTCGATGATGATAAGGTTGCTGAAATTTTCAGGGACGCTTTCTTTCCCGGCTGGATCGAAGCACAATTATGGGCTTACCTGCAGGAAGTTGAGTATCCGTTATCCATCAGGTCTTCCAGCCTGCTTGAAGATGCGCAGTATCAGGCCTATGCCGGTCTGTATCAGACGTACATGATCCCAAATGACCATTCTGATATTGAGCAGCGGCTGAAACAGCTGGTGGATGGAGTAAAGCTGGTTTGGGCATCCACATATTACAAGGCTCCGAAATCATTTTCCCAGCGGGTCAACCAGCGCACTGATGAAGAAAAAATGGCGGTAATTATTCAGGAAGTAGCCGGACAGCAGTACGGTGACTATTATTTCCCGGCCATATCCGGGGTAGGACAGTCCTACAACTACTATCCATTTGGAAAGATGAAGCCGGAGCAGGGTGTGGCGACAATCGCGCTGGGCATCGGAAAATCTGTGGTGGACGGAGAACAGTGCATACGTTTTTCTCCAAAATATCCCAAGATCTTACCGCAGTGTCCAACCGTGCAGGATTCGCTTAAGAACGCTCAGACTTCCTTTTACGGATTGCGCATGGGCAACGGTGAAATCTATGACATCCATGGTGATGCGAATCTTGAAAAACTGGATATCGCCGACTTTGAGGAATCACTGCCGGTGCGCAGTCTGGCTTCAACTTATATCGCTGAAGAAGGCAGGATAAGGGATACCGCGGCGGTACCGGGTCCTAAGGTCGTGCTTTTTGCCCCGGTTCTCAAACACAAGCTTATCCCTTTACCGGCAGTGCTGAGCGATGTGCTTAGGCTGGCGGAAAAAGGCATGGGCGGACCTGTTGAAATGGAATTCTGCATCAATCTGTTTGAGGATGGCCGCAAGCCGGAATTCAACCTGCTGCAATTGCGGCCGATGAGTGCTCGGGCTGATTTGAATCGTATCGAGATTTCAGATCAGGAACTTAAGGAAGCCGTCTGTTCTTCCAGCCATGCACTCGGCAATGCGGAGAAAGAGGATATAGTTGATATCCTTATCGTTCGTCCCGATTGTTTTGATGTGGCCAAAACCCGTCAAATCGCTACGGAAATTTCGCGTATTAACGGACAGCTGGTCAAACAGAAACGTAAGTACCTGCTGGCCGGTCCCGGACGCTGGGGATCTGCTGACCCATGGCTGGGAATCCCGGTAGAATGGCCCGATATTTCAAATGTTTCCGCGATTATAGAGACCTCCACTGAATCACTTAAGGTGGAGCCTTCGCAGGGGTCGCATTTTTTTCATAATATTACCACACTGGGCATTAACTATTTTATGGTCCTCGATAAACCCGGCAACCGAATGAATTGGGAATGGTTTACAAACCAGCATATTATTGAGAAAGGTGAGTACGTCAGTCATTTACGATTGCCTGCACCGGTGATCTTAAAGGTTGATGGACGAAGTTCTCAAGGGGTAATACTTCCTTCCAGAGGGAGTGAGGATTATTGTTTGTTGCGCGAATGTGTAGCGGGATAA
- a CDS encoding STAS domain-containing protein: MTNINESIDRFGLEGNALRLKEAAGEQNSDSSLNLDSVVNQIFDMKFDFLERQKGEFTIFAPKGRVSSSTAKLFKDKIYSAVSKQGCKVIINLRYVSLIDSVGLGILINAHKTADKNGGMIVLTDVPERIMVNLAMLYMDRYLHFASDMKQATSMMAW; this comes from the coding sequence ATGACTAACATAAATGAAAGCATAGACAGGTTTGGTCTTGAGGGTAATGCCTTGAGATTGAAGGAAGCGGCTGGGGAACAAAATTCTGACAGCAGCCTGAATCTTGACTCTGTTGTTAATCAGATTTTTGACATGAAGTTTGACTTTTTGGAGCGGCAGAAAGGTGAATTTACAATTTTTGCTCCTAAAGGACGGGTCAGCAGTTCTACAGCAAAACTTTTCAAAGATAAGATTTATAGCGCTGTTTCAAAGCAGGGCTGTAAGGTAATTATCAATCTTAGGTATGTGAGTCTGATAGATAGTGTCGGGCTTGGGATTCTTATCAACGCTCACAAAACAGCGGATAAGAATGGTGGAATGATAGTTCTGACCGATGTTCCGGAAAGAATTATGGTGAATCTGGCGATGTTGTACATGGATCGCTATCTTCATTTTGCATCTGATATGAAACAGGCCACCAGTATGATGGCTTGGTAG
- a CDS encoding STAS domain-containing protein — translation MSSSTQNGDGFDFIEEERDECLLLRPKGRFNHSTVPLIRERLYSYCCEYGCRIVMCMEDVDFIDSSGLGVMVHAHKCCEKYCGIIVYSDFSEMISKNMKMLHMDKYLNFCPTLESALEEVSF, via the coding sequence ATGAGTAGTTCCACGCAGAATGGAGATGGTTTTGATTTTATTGAAGAAGAACGCGATGAATGCTTGCTCCTGCGTCCTAAAGGTCGTTTTAATCATTCCACGGTGCCTTTAATCCGAGAGCGTCTCTATAGTTACTGTTGTGAGTACGGTTGCAGGATAGTGATGTGCATGGAAGATGTGGACTTTATCGATAGCTCCGGGTTAGGCGTGATGGTTCATGCTCATAAATGCTGCGAAAAATATTGTGGAATAATTGTGTATAGTGACTTCAGCGAAATGATTTCCAAAAATATGAAGATGCTGCACATGGATAAATATCTTAATTTCTGCCCGACTTTGGAATCTGCTTTGGAAGAAGTCAGCTTTTAG
- a CDS encoding efflux RND transporter permease subunit — translation MNITELFIKRPVMTSLVVIGMVFFGIVGYLRLPVSYLPAVEFPTLQVTASLPGASPSTMASSVATPLEKEFTSTPGLRSMSSVNSQGQTQITLQFDLDRDIDGAASDTQAAISRASGDLPTDLPQQPYYEKVNPADDPVLYMAIWSETMPLYKVNEYTTTFLTDSISMINGVSKVQVYGESKLAVRVRVNPEKLAARGMNIDNIRESISTQNVKEPVGTLNNKKMAVTVESTGQLETAEDFMPMIFESKDGRTVRLSDVGEVINSVQSDKSGSWIDGKRGMVIAIQKQPGSNTIEVCKTIQEMLPTIRDQIPAGIQMKVLYDRSVPIEDAVNDVQDTLLLAIFFVICVIFFFLKNFSATIIASIAIPVSIIFTFAIMYILGYSLDTLSLLALTLSVGFVVDDAVVMIENIVRHLEMGKKPYQAALDGAKQITFTIISMTLSLAVVFIPLMYMSGIIGRILHEFAMTITVAILASGVVSLTMTPMLASRILKPGSKLSESDPFFDFLLRMYDRSLHFVMRHRAWTMVAAGLILLATIHFFMIIPKGFLPTDDMSYCQGFAQGKQGIAYDDMKEHIKKLEPLLMSDPNIRSVITVAGAPIQNQGYIFPMLVPPGDRDMTADEVALQLMYRLNNEPGIMVWIQNPPMIRLSAKSTKNLYQYTVQAPDQQELFAIAPEFEMQMRKIPFLTGLTSDLLNQNPELWVKIDRDKASYYGVTAHDIENTLNSAYSERKVSTIYGDTDQYWVILQVLPYNQRDPRDLMKLYVANKDGKLVRLDNIASFEEKPGPMQVNHTGMLPSVTYSFNIAPGHSLSDATAAINELALNNLPDTVVSNFEGTADEFQKSMSSVYFLLAIAIFIIFMILGILYESYIHPITIISGLPSAAIGGLITLTLFGKDLDLFGIVGVIMLIGIVKKNAIMVVDFALEAEEKDNLSPAEAAMKGSLERFRPIMMTTIAAIAGAMPIALGLGAGAQARQPMGLAIVGGLILSQVVTLYLTPVFYTYMDAYQKWTYERGRAKRELLGIPHKNEK, via the coding sequence ATGAACATCACAGAACTATTCATCAAACGCCCGGTTATGACCTCGCTGGTGGTAATCGGCATGGTTTTTTTCGGAATTGTGGGATACCTGCGACTCCCGGTAAGTTATCTGCCGGCAGTGGAATTTCCTACTTTGCAGGTAACCGCGAGCCTGCCTGGAGCCAGCCCATCAACCATGGCTTCATCAGTTGCCACTCCGCTGGAAAAAGAATTCACTTCCACACCGGGGCTGCGTTCCATGAGTTCAGTAAACTCACAGGGCCAGACCCAGATCACCCTGCAATTCGACCTTGACCGTGATATTGACGGCGCGGCCTCGGACACGCAGGCCGCCATCTCACGGGCAAGCGGGGATCTGCCCACCGACCTGCCGCAGCAACCATACTATGAAAAAGTAAACCCCGCTGACGACCCGGTGCTTTACATGGCTATCTGGTCTGAGACCATGCCCCTTTATAAAGTCAACGAATACACAACCACCTTTCTGACCGACTCCATCTCCATGATCAACGGAGTTTCAAAGGTTCAGGTCTACGGTGAATCAAAACTCGCTGTAAGAGTACGGGTGAATCCGGAAAAGCTTGCTGCCCGCGGCATGAACATTGATAACATCCGCGAATCCATCAGCACCCAGAACGTCAAAGAGCCGGTAGGAACACTGAACAATAAAAAAATGGCCGTCACCGTAGAATCAACCGGACAGTTGGAAACTGCGGAAGACTTCATGCCCATGATATTTGAATCCAAAGACGGCAGGACGGTACGTCTTTCCGATGTCGGTGAAGTCATCAACTCCGTGCAGTCGGATAAATCCGGTTCATGGATTGACGGCAAACGCGGGATGGTCATCGCTATCCAGAAACAACCGGGATCAAATACCATAGAAGTCTGCAAGACCATTCAGGAAATGCTGCCGACCATACGGGACCAGATTCCTGCCGGAATCCAGATGAAAGTCCTTTACGACCGCTCTGTCCCCATTGAAGATGCGGTAAACGATGTGCAGGACACCCTGCTGCTGGCGATATTTTTTGTTATCTGCGTAATTTTCTTTTTCCTGAAAAACTTTTCCGCGACAATTATTGCTTCCATCGCGATCCCGGTTTCGATCATATTCACCTTTGCGATCATGTATATTCTGGGATACTCACTGGATACTCTTTCCCTGCTGGCCCTGACGCTGTCCGTGGGATTTGTCGTGGATGATGCGGTGGTCATGATTGAAAACATCGTCCGCCATCTGGAAATGGGCAAGAAGCCTTATCAGGCAGCATTGGACGGGGCAAAACAGATCACATTCACCATCATTTCCATGACTCTTTCCCTGGCCGTTGTTTTCATTCCGCTGATGTACATGTCCGGAATCATAGGACGAATCCTGCACGAATTCGCCATGACTATTACTGTGGCAATCCTTGCTTCGGGTGTGGTTTCACTGACCATGACGCCCATGCTGGCCAGCCGCATACTCAAGCCGGGCAGCAAGCTGTCCGAATCCGACCCTTTTTTCGATTTTCTGCTGCGCATGTATGACCGTTCCCTGCATTTTGTAATGCGCCACCGGGCATGGACTATGGTTGCAGCGGGATTAATACTGCTGGCGACCATTCACTTTTTTATGATCATACCCAAAGGGTTCCTGCCCACTGATGATATGAGTTATTGTCAGGGGTTCGCACAGGGTAAGCAGGGAATCGCCTATGATGACATGAAAGAGCATATAAAAAAGCTTGAACCGCTGCTGATGTCCGACCCGAATATACGCAGTGTGATAACCGTAGCTGGCGCTCCGATCCAGAATCAGGGTTATATTTTCCCCATGCTGGTCCCCCCGGGAGACCGTGATATGACCGCCGACGAAGTCGCCCTGCAGCTTATGTACAGACTGAATAACGAACCGGGAATAATGGTCTGGATTCAGAACCCGCCCATGATCAGGCTCTCTGCTAAATCAACTAAAAACCTTTACCAGTACACTGTGCAGGCCCCTGATCAGCAGGAACTTTTCGCAATCGCTCCTGAATTTGAAATGCAGATGCGTAAAATCCCGTTCCTGACCGGACTTACTTCCGACCTGCTAAACCAGAACCCGGAACTCTGGGTAAAGATTGACCGCGACAAAGCCTCATATTACGGAGTAACTGCCCACGACATCGAGAACACCCTCAACTCCGCATATTCAGAGCGGAAAGTCTCAACCATTTACGGCGACACCGACCAGTACTGGGTTATTCTGCAAGTACTGCCCTACAATCAGCGGGACCCGCGCGATTTGATGAAACTATACGTTGCAAACAAGGACGGAAAGCTTGTAAGGCTTGATAACATTGCCAGCTTTGAAGAAAAACCCGGTCCCATGCAGGTCAATCATACCGGAATGCTACCCTCGGTGACCTACTCCTTCAACATCGCTCCCGGTCATTCGCTAAGCGACGCAACAGCAGCCATTAATGAACTGGCCCTCAACAATCTGCCGGATACGGTTGTCTCGAACTTTGAGGGAACAGCGGACGAATTTCAGAAGTCCATGTCCAGTGTCTATTTTCTACTGGCCATCGCTATTTTCATCATTTTCATGATTCTGGGCATTCTTTACGAAAGTTATATCCATCCCATAACCATTATCTCCGGCCTGCCTTCCGCAGCAATCGGCGGACTGATCACCCTTACCCTGTTTGGTAAGGACCTCGACCTGTTCGGCATTGTCGGAGTTATTATGCTGATCGGTATCGTCAAGAAAAACGCCATCATGGTGGTCGACTTCGCCCTTGAAGCCGAAGAAAAAGACAACCTGTCTCCGGCTGAAGCGGCAATGAAAGGATCGCTGGAAAGATTCCGGCCCATCATGATGACCACAATCGCGGCCATAGCCGGTGCCATGCCCATCGCACTTGGTCTCGGCGCAGGAGCACAGGCCAGACAGCCTATGGGCCTCGCAATTGTAGGCGGATTGATCCTCTCGCAGGTGGTGACCCTTTATCTGACTCCGGTATTCTATACCTACATGGATGCGTACCAGAAATGGACTTATGAACGAGGCCGGGCCAAACGCGAACTGCTCGGCATCCCCCATAAGAACGAGAAATGA